One genomic region from Candidatus Caldarchaeum subterraneum encodes:
- a CDS encoding citrate transporter produces MDFLFGKPIKYGAVVASVAILGYFLGLDVKQMTSLIVLAGMIGATLMFWRFRLVFAFFALALMLGTDLLEIELLIKFAHLDTILFLASMMVVVGYLEEARFFEYVIDRLQAIIGNRPRAMVVFFMAMSAMLAALVDEVTSILIMTAVLLDFTSRYNLNPVRFIILSIFATNIGSSATVVGNPVGVMIAFQAQLGFADFLRWATPISIGSLILCILLSLVIFRKDIANLSQAMTSESGVKIAAMEKADGGHRVDIRLPAAIFLATILGLILHTPIEQALGLGKNAMLLGVPFLFAGIVLLMERERARELVETRIDWWTLLFFMIFFASVGTLSHTGATQVFANLILANAGDSITTLSIFVMIVAGLMSAFMDNVLAVATWIPIIKTLGEFGVNVFPLWWTMLFAGTFWGNLTVIGSTANIVAVGMLERRERIHITLRQWIGVGAAITLPTVATALILIVIQLPLMT; encoded by the coding sequence TGGATTTTTTGTTCGGAAAGCCCATCAAATATGGAGCGGTGGTCGCCTCAGTGGCTATTCTAGGATATTTTTTGGGGCTTGATGTTAAGCAGATGACTTCACTCATCGTTCTCGCGGGAATGATTGGGGCCACGCTGATGTTTTGGCGCTTCAGGCTAGTGTTCGCGTTTTTCGCCCTCGCCTTGATGCTTGGAACAGATCTTCTCGAAATAGAGCTGCTCATCAAATTCGCTCATCTCGACACCATACTGTTTCTCGCATCGATGATGGTTGTTGTAGGTTATCTTGAGGAGGCGCGTTTCTTTGAATACGTGATAGATAGGTTACAGGCCATAATCGGAAACAGGCCCAGAGCGATGGTTGTGTTCTTCATGGCCATGTCAGCTATGTTGGCCGCTTTGGTTGACGAGGTTACATCGATACTCATTATGACCGCAGTTTTGCTAGACTTCACCTCCCGCTACAACCTTAACCCTGTCAGGTTCATCATACTCTCAATATTCGCAACCAACATCGGAAGCTCAGCAACGGTGGTGGGCAACCCGGTAGGAGTAATGATAGCGTTTCAAGCACAGCTCGGTTTCGCCGACTTTCTGAGATGGGCCACACCCATATCCATCGGCTCCCTGATTCTCTGCATACTTTTGAGCCTCGTCATTTTCCGCAAAGACATAGCGAATTTGAGCCAAGCCATGACAAGCGAGTCCGGTGTGAAAATCGCCGCCATGGAAAAAGCAGATGGCGGACATAGGGTTGACATCAGGCTGCCCGCTGCGATTTTCTTGGCAACAATCCTAGGGCTTATTCTCCACACACCCATTGAGCAGGCGCTGGGTCTGGGGAAAAACGCCATGCTTCTAGGTGTGCCGTTTCTCTTCGCGGGAATAGTGCTTTTGATGGAGCGGGAGAGAGCAAGAGAACTGGTTGAGACGAGGATAGACTGGTGGACGCTGCTCTTCTTCATGATATTTTTCGCCAGCGTCGGCACTCTCAGCCACACAGGAGCCACTCAGGTATTCGCAAATCTGATACTTGCAAACGCGGGAGACTCTATAACCACACTATCTATTTTCGTGATGATTGTGGCAGGGTTAATGTCAGCTTTCATGGACAATGTTCTAGCCGTAGCCACATGGATTCCAATAATCAAGACGCTGGGGGAATTTGGCGTCAACGTTTTTCCACTATGGTGGACCATGTTGTTTGCGGGCACTTTCTGGGGCAACCTGACAGTCATCGGAAGCACAGCCAACATAGTTGCCGTAGGTATGCTTGAGCGCCGTGAACGGATTCACATCACACTTAGGCAGTGGATAGGTGTGGGTGCGGCAATAACTCTGCCCACCGTGGCGACGGCGCTCATACTGATTGTGATTCAGCTGCCTTTGATGACCTAG
- a CDS encoding chorismate mutase / prephenate dehydratase — protein sequence MHTTVAFQGEKGAYSEEAIFHFFGENVQTMPCKSIRDVFKNCEARVVDYGVVPVENSIEGSVFETYDMFLSSSVKAVGEIILRIRHCLIALPDVSLSEVETVYSHPQALAQCRGYLQSLGVSVEVTYDTAGSVKMIKERGLRNAAAVASERAAEIYGMKILAKGIEDYGHNYTRFLVISVKEAQYSPSSKTSIIFSTAHKPGALYNALGAFARNGINLTKIESRPTRQRPWEYYFFVDFEGHQEEEHVKKALAELVSYTSFIKILGSYPRASTELS from the coding sequence TTGCATACAACTGTGGCTTTCCAAGGTGAGAAAGGAGCCTACAGCGAGGAGGCGATTTTCCATTTTTTCGGCGAAAATGTCCAGACTATGCCTTGCAAAAGTATCCGGGATGTTTTCAAGAATTGTGAGGCCCGTGTTGTCGACTATGGTGTGGTTCCTGTCGAGAACAGCATAGAGGGGAGTGTCTTCGAGACCTATGATATGTTTCTCAGCTCAAGTGTCAAAGCTGTTGGTGAGATCATTCTCAGGATACGTCACTGCTTAATTGCTTTGCCCGATGTTTCACTCAGCGAAGTCGAGACAGTCTACTCTCATCCGCAGGCTCTTGCACAGTGCCGTGGATACCTCCAGTCACTCGGAGTGTCTGTGGAGGTCACGTATGACACCGCTGGAAGTGTGAAGATGATTAAGGAGCGCGGGTTAAGGAATGCTGCAGCGGTTGCAAGTGAGAGAGCAGCCGAAATCTATGGCATGAAGATACTTGCAAAAGGAATAGAGGACTATGGACACAACTATACACGTTTTCTCGTCATATCGGTGAAGGAGGCCCAGTATTCACCCAGCAGCAAAACATCCATCATCTTCTCGACAGCCCACAAGCCCGGGGCGCTCTACAACGCACTCGGAGCATTCGCGAGAAACGGCATAAACCTCACAAAGATAGAGTCGCGGCCAACACGGCAGAGGCCGTGGGAGTACTACTTCTTCGTTGACTTCGAAGGGCATCAAGAAGAAGAACACGTGAAGAAAGCGTTGGCTGAACTGGTTTCCTACACATCTTTCATAAAAATTCTCGGCTCTTATCCACGTGCATCAACCGAGCTGTCCTGA
- a CDS encoding 6-phosphogluconate dehydrogenase NAD-binding yields the protein MERVGFIGLGLMGKPMAKNLLRRGFKLAVFNRSRSPMEELASLGATACSSPKEVTESSECVITMLPDEKAVEQVLLGRNGVLEGLTKGGVVVDMSTVSPGFSREMARRVEERGGEMLDAPVSGSTMAAEQGTLTIMVGGKPEIFEQIRPIFEAMGKNIYYMGGNGSGSFTKLCNQVAVSLNLLGVCETLMIAAKAGLDLKKVIEVISTGAGGSWQLSTLGPRMVVRDFRPGFKVKHLRKDLRIVRETTESLGLCLPGVALVSELVKTLDEMGHGENGTQALVEVLEKLCNIRIGSGQLG from the coding sequence ATGGAGCGTGTTGGGTTCATAGGGCTTGGTCTCATGGGTAAGCCGATGGCGAAGAATCTTCTGCGACGCGGGTTTAAGCTAGCTGTGTTTAACCGAAGCAGGTCACCTATGGAGGAGCTCGCCTCACTCGGAGCCACGGCATGTAGCTCACCAAAGGAAGTGACAGAGTCTTCGGAGTGCGTGATAACCATGCTGCCGGATGAAAAGGCTGTTGAGCAGGTTCTGCTAGGTCGAAACGGTGTCTTGGAGGGATTGACCAAGGGAGGTGTCGTGGTGGACATGTCGACTGTTTCACCCGGTTTCTCGAGGGAGATGGCGCGCCGTGTTGAGGAGAGAGGTGGAGAGATGCTGGATGCGCCTGTTTCTGGAAGCACGATGGCCGCTGAGCAGGGAACACTCACGATAATGGTTGGAGGCAAGCCTGAAATCTTCGAGCAAATACGGCCCATTTTCGAGGCTATGGGGAAAAACATCTACTACATGGGTGGAAATGGCTCGGGAAGCTTCACCAAGCTATGTAACCAGGTGGCGGTTTCGCTCAACCTTCTCGGCGTATGCGAAACACTCATGATCGCGGCCAAGGCAGGGCTTGACTTGAAAAAAGTCATAGAGGTTATCTCCACAGGTGCTGGCGGCTCTTGGCAACTGAGCACCCTCGGCCCGAGAATGGTGGTGAGAGACTTCAGGCCGGGGTTCAAGGTGAAGCATCTGAGGAAAGACCTGCGAATAGTGAGGGAGACAACTGAGAGTCTTGGCCTCTGCCTACCGGGGGTAGCGCTTGTATCGGAGTTGGTGAAGACGCTTGACGAGATGGGTCATGGCGAAAACGGTACACAAGCGTTGGTTGAGGTTCTCGAGAAGCTCTGCAACATCAGAATTGGGTCAGGACAGCTCGGTTGA
- a CDS encoding CopG/Arc/MetJ family transcriptional regulator: MKLISVKMPEALIDGMDELIKKGVYPSRSALMRTAVRDLLRKELWEAKR, translated from the coding sequence ATGAAGCTGATATCAGTTAAGATGCCTGAAGCCCTGATTGATGGTATGGATGAGTTGATTAAAAAAGGTGTTTATCCGAGCCGTAGCGCTCTCATGAGGACTGCGGTGCGGGACCTTCTGAGGAAGGAGCTATGGGAGGCTAAACGATGA
- a CDS encoding thermosome subunit alpha — protein sequence MAATVGTATQPVIILKEGAKRMRGREVQSANIMVAKIIAETMKSSLGPRGMDKMLVDSFGDIVITNDGATILKEMDVEHPVAKMLVEVSKAQDEEVGDGTTSTVVLAGELLTKAEELIEKEVHPTVIIEGYRKAAVKALEILDEIGVKVDPTNKDLLKKVAKTSMISKLVAEEADYLADLVVEAVTRIAEKVGDKWTVDLDDIKLEKKEGQSLHDTKLIEGVVLDKEVVHPDMPKLVRNAKIALLDAALEIEKTEFDAKLNIESPEQMRAFMKQEEDMLRQMVEKIVSTGANVVLCQKGIDDLAQYFLAKKGVLAVRRIKKSDMDKLAKATKGRVISRIDDLTPEDLGKAALVEERRVGEDKMVFIEGCENPRSLTILIRGGTQRIVDEAERSLKDAINVVKDVIVEGKVIAGGGASELETALRLRDYAKTLPGKEQLAVNKFAEALEAIPSQLAESCGMDPIEAIVNLTSKHKEGNINYGINVFKSELADMKQLDVLDPLLVKKQTIKSAVEAAAMILKIDDIIAASRLETPGAGKKGEKEEGGVGESED from the coding sequence ATGGCTGCGACAGTAGGAACAGCTACTCAACCTGTTATCATTTTGAAGGAAGGCGCCAAGCGGATGCGTGGAAGGGAGGTGCAGAGCGCCAACATAATGGTGGCCAAGATAATCGCCGAGACCATGAAGTCCTCGCTGGGGCCCCGTGGCATGGACAAAATGCTCGTGGACAGCTTCGGCGACATCGTAATCACAAACGACGGCGCAACCATCCTCAAGGAAATGGATGTCGAGCATCCCGTAGCCAAGATGTTGGTGGAGGTTTCGAAGGCACAGGATGAGGAGGTAGGCGATGGAACGACTTCGACAGTTGTGCTGGCGGGTGAATTGTTGACGAAGGCCGAGGAGCTCATCGAGAAGGAGGTTCACCCCACCGTCATCATAGAGGGATATCGGAAAGCCGCTGTAAAAGCATTGGAAATCCTCGACGAAATAGGTGTCAAAGTCGACCCAACCAACAAAGATCTACTCAAAAAGGTTGCCAAGACATCGATGATCAGCAAGCTGGTGGCGGAGGAGGCGGATTACTTGGCCGACTTGGTGGTTGAGGCGGTGACTAGGATAGCGGAGAAGGTCGGTGACAAATGGACCGTGGACCTCGACGACATCAAGCTGGAGAAGAAGGAAGGCCAGTCGCTCCATGACACAAAGCTGATCGAGGGAGTGGTGCTGGACAAGGAGGTTGTCCACCCCGACATGCCGAAGCTCGTCCGCAACGCGAAAATCGCCCTACTTGACGCTGCTCTCGAAATCGAGAAGACAGAGTTCGACGCAAAACTCAACATCGAGTCCCCCGAGCAGATGCGCGCGTTCATGAAGCAAGAGGAGGACATGCTGCGGCAGATGGTTGAGAAAATCGTCTCAACCGGCGCCAACGTAGTGCTGTGCCAGAAAGGCATCGACGACTTGGCGCAGTATTTCTTGGCTAAGAAAGGAGTGCTTGCTGTCAGGCGGATAAAGAAGAGTGACATGGATAAGCTGGCGAAGGCGACCAAAGGCCGTGTCATCTCCCGCATCGACGACCTCACACCCGAGGACCTTGGCAAGGCTGCTCTCGTCGAAGAGAGGAGGGTTGGTGAGGATAAGATGGTCTTCATAGAGGGCTGCGAGAACCCGCGTTCACTAACCATCCTGATACGCGGCGGCACACAGAGAATAGTCGACGAGGCGGAGAGGTCTCTGAAAGACGCTATCAACGTTGTTAAGGATGTGATTGTGGAGGGCAAGGTGATTGCGGGAGGCGGAGCATCAGAGCTGGAGACCGCGCTGCGGCTTAGGGACTATGCAAAAACTCTTCCAGGCAAGGAGCAGCTGGCCGTGAACAAGTTTGCCGAGGCCCTTGAGGCGATACCGTCCCAGCTGGCGGAAAGCTGCGGCATGGACCCGATAGAGGCAATTGTCAACCTCACCTCCAAACACAAAGAGGGAAACATCAACTATGGAATCAACGTCTTCAAGTCCGAGCTCGCCGACATGAAGCAGCTCGACGTGCTAGACCCACTGCTCGTCAAGAAGCAGACCATCAAGTCCGCCGTCGAAGCAGCCGCCATGATTCTGAAGATTGACGACATCATAGCAGCCTCCAGGCTGGAGACGCCAGGAGCAGGTAAGAAAGGGGAGAAGGAAGAAGGCGGAGTTGGCGAGTCAGAAGACTGA
- a CDS encoding DNA-directed RNA polymerase subunit K yields MASQKTEAKTAQLRLTKYEKARIIGGRALQLSLGAFPLVEVRPGESNIDIAKREFERGVLPIIIRRKRFDGSYVDIPLKELLGNE; encoded by the coding sequence TTGGCGAGTCAGAAGACTGAAGCAAAAACGGCCCAGCTCCGCCTAACAAAATATGAAAAAGCCCGCATCATAGGCGGCCGGGCCCTGCAACTTTCTCTTGGCGCATTTCCCCTAGTGGAGGTGCGGCCGGGTGAGAGCAACATCGACATAGCCAAACGCGAGTTTGAACGCGGTGTTCTCCCCATCATTATTCGTCGGAAAAGGTTTGACGGAAGCTATGTCGACATTCCACTTAAGGAGCTGCTGGGAAATGAGTGA
- a CDS encoding myo-inositol-1-phosphate synthase — MPKIKTAIIGVGNCASALVQGVYFYKDVDDNAFVPGLMHPRLGGYHVGDIEFVAAFDIDKNKVGLDLSQAIFQKPNCTLRFADVPHLGVEVMRGMTHDSIGKYLKDVVVKHDSPTVDVADVLKSTGADVVVNFLPVGSESATKWYVEQALVAGTGFVNGIPVFIAREKRWQEIFAKHNIPIIGDDVKSQVGATILHRVLTKLFVDRGVKIERSYQLNFGGNTDFLNMLERERLQSKKISKTQAVTSLIPYELPAENIHIGPSDYVPWLEDRKWAYIRLEGSAFGNAPLNVEVKLEVWDSPNSAGVVIDAIRCIKIAKDRGIGGVLEGPSAYFMKSPPKQYPDDVARQMVEDFIAGKA, encoded by the coding sequence ATGCCCAAGATTAAGACGGCCATAATTGGTGTCGGTAACTGTGCTTCGGCGCTTGTTCAGGGGGTGTATTTTTACAAAGATGTGGACGACAACGCCTTTGTTCCGGGTCTCATGCATCCAAGGCTCGGCGGATACCATGTGGGTGACATCGAGTTTGTCGCAGCCTTCGACATCGACAAGAACAAGGTTGGACTAGACCTCTCCCAAGCCATTTTCCAGAAGCCCAACTGCACGCTCAGGTTCGCCGACGTCCCACATCTCGGAGTGGAGGTGATGAGGGGGATGACACATGACAGCATCGGCAAATACCTCAAGGACGTGGTTGTCAAACATGATTCGCCTACGGTAGATGTCGCAGATGTTTTGAAGAGTACCGGTGCGGATGTGGTGGTTAACTTTCTCCCAGTAGGCAGCGAGTCGGCGACCAAGTGGTATGTGGAGCAGGCCTTGGTGGCGGGGACAGGGTTCGTCAACGGCATCCCAGTCTTCATCGCGAGGGAGAAACGGTGGCAGGAAATCTTCGCCAAACACAACATCCCAATAATCGGCGACGACGTCAAGTCACAGGTAGGCGCAACAATTTTACACAGGGTATTGACAAAGCTTTTCGTCGACAGAGGCGTGAAGATAGAGCGAAGCTATCAGCTAAACTTCGGCGGCAACACAGATTTCCTCAACATGCTGGAGCGTGAGAGACTGCAGTCGAAGAAAATTTCGAAAACACAGGCCGTCACATCACTGATACCCTACGAATTACCTGCTGAAAACATCCACATAGGCCCCAGTGACTATGTTCCATGGCTCGAGGACCGCAAATGGGCGTACATACGGCTTGAAGGCTCTGCTTTCGGAAACGCGCCACTAAACGTGGAGGTCAAGCTCGAGGTATGGGACAGCCCCAACTCAGCGGGAGTCGTCATAGACGCAATCAGATGCATAAAAATCGCGAAAGACAGGGGCATAGGCGGAGTTCTAGAGGGTCCTTCAGCCTACTTCATGAAATCGCCGCCCAAACAGTATCCTGACGACGTCGCCCGTCAGATGGTCGAGGACTTCATAGCTGGCAAAGCCTAG